The following proteins come from a genomic window of Tenebrio molitor chromosome 9, icTenMoli1.1, whole genome shotgun sequence:
- the BuGZ gene encoding BUB3-interacting and GLEBS motif-containing protein ZNF207 isoform X3: MGRKKKKMSKPWCWYCNREFEDEKILIQHQKAKHFKCHICHKKLYTGPGLSIHCMQVHKETIDKVPNSLPNRTNIEIEIYGMEGIPAADLREHERQRLGSVSGTISGSDDEDEPASKRAKPEGLLGTAPGVMPGMPGMMSGMIPPPGMPPGLPMGHMMSMGPMGPQFMHPGMQMMPPHMAMMQGQGGPAKPLFPSAIPTSSPGASIVGADFKPISSAATISAPPTTNTPSSGDGSKVNTIATTGATSKIIHPAEDISLEEIRCRQPKYAKTIPTKSDETASGSNTAASDLAIAVSAAQQAAVHQAKQAEAINQAAMMQRFPVRVSGPPITMAIPGGPVMAPMRHTMIPGPPTLIGGHLMRPPPISMPPGFFSGVYQTRF, encoded by the exons ATGGGTCGtaagaagaagaagatgtcGAAACCGTGGTGCTG GTACTGCAATCGCGAGTTTGAAGACGAGAAGATCCTCATCCAGCATCAGAAAGCTAAGCATTTTAAATGCCACATATGCCATAAGAAACTGTACACGGGGCCGGGCTTGTCGATACATTGCATGCAAGTGCACAAAGAGACCATCGACAAAGTACCAAACTCGTTGCCCAACCGCACGAACAttgaaatagaaatttatGGAATGGAGG GAATACCCGCAGCAGATTTGAGGGAACACGAGAGACAGAGGCTGGGTAGCGTCTCGGGGACGATTTCCGGCTCAGACGACGAGGATGAGCCAGCTTCCAAACGGGCGAAACCTGAAGGTTTGCTGGGAACCGCGCCGGGAGTGATGCCAGGCATGCCCGGTATGATGTCGGGGATGATACCGCCGCCGGGGATGCCCCCGGGTCTTCCTATGGGGCACATGATGTCGATGGGGCCGATGGGCCCCCAGTTCATGCATCCTGG CATGCAGATGATGCCCCCGCACATGGCGATGATGCAAGGTCAGGGGGGTCCAGCGAAGCCGCTGTTCCCCAGCGCCATCCCTACGTCGTCGCCGGGGGCTTCGATAGTCGGCGCCGACTTCAAGCCGATTTCTTCAG CAGCAACGATCAGTGCGCCCCCTACGACAAACACTCCGAGCAGTGGCGACGGCTCCAAGGTCAACACGATAGCGACCACCGGGGCCACAAGCAAAATAATCCACCCAGCCGAGGACATTTCGTTGGAGGAGATCCGGTGTAGGCAGCCGAAGTACGCCAAAACCATCCCGACGAAGTCCGACGAGACGGCCTCCGGTTCCAACACAGCCGCCTCAGAT TTGGCGATAGCCGTGTCAGCCGCTCAACAGGCGGCCGTCCACCAGGCCAAGCAAGCCGAGGCGATAAACCAGGCCGCCATGATGCAGAGGTTTCCGGTGCGCGTTTCCGGTCCTCCGATCACGATGGCCATTCCGGGTGGTCCGGTGATGGCTCCGATGAGACACACGATGATCCCTGGACCGCCCACGTTGATTGGAGGACATTTGATGCGACCGCCACCCATCAGTATGCCCCCAG gttttttttCAGGCGTTTACCAAACACGCTTTTGA
- the BuGZ gene encoding BUB3-interacting and GLEBS motif-containing protein ZNF207 isoform X1: MGRKKKKMSKPWCWYCNREFEDEKILIQHQKAKHFKCHICHKKLYTGPGLSIHCMQVHKETIDKVPNSLPNRTNIEIEIYGMEGIPAADLREHERQRLGSVSGTISGSDDEDEPASKRAKPEGLLGTAPGVMPGMPGMMSGMIPPPGMPPGLPMGHMMSMGPMGPQFMHPGMQMMPPHMAMMQGQGGPAKPLFPSAIPTSSPGASIVGADFKPISSAATISAPPTTNTPSSGDGSKVNTIATTGATSKIIHPAEDISLEEIRCRQPKYAKTIPTKSDETASGSNTAASDLAIAVSAAQQAAVHQAKQAEAINQAAMMQRFPVRVSGPPITMAIPGGPVMAPMRHTMIPGPPTLIGGHLMRPPPISMPPGMIGVPPGMVYGAHMFPTGPVLTPMMQPRFR; encoded by the exons ATGGGTCGtaagaagaagaagatgtcGAAACCGTGGTGCTG GTACTGCAATCGCGAGTTTGAAGACGAGAAGATCCTCATCCAGCATCAGAAAGCTAAGCATTTTAAATGCCACATATGCCATAAGAAACTGTACACGGGGCCGGGCTTGTCGATACATTGCATGCAAGTGCACAAAGAGACCATCGACAAAGTACCAAACTCGTTGCCCAACCGCACGAACAttgaaatagaaatttatGGAATGGAGG GAATACCCGCAGCAGATTTGAGGGAACACGAGAGACAGAGGCTGGGTAGCGTCTCGGGGACGATTTCCGGCTCAGACGACGAGGATGAGCCAGCTTCCAAACGGGCGAAACCTGAAGGTTTGCTGGGAACCGCGCCGGGAGTGATGCCAGGCATGCCCGGTATGATGTCGGGGATGATACCGCCGCCGGGGATGCCCCCGGGTCTTCCTATGGGGCACATGATGTCGATGGGGCCGATGGGCCCCCAGTTCATGCATCCTGG CATGCAGATGATGCCCCCGCACATGGCGATGATGCAAGGTCAGGGGGGTCCAGCGAAGCCGCTGTTCCCCAGCGCCATCCCTACGTCGTCGCCGGGGGCTTCGATAGTCGGCGCCGACTTCAAGCCGATTTCTTCAG CAGCAACGATCAGTGCGCCCCCTACGACAAACACTCCGAGCAGTGGCGACGGCTCCAAGGTCAACACGATAGCGACCACCGGGGCCACAAGCAAAATAATCCACCCAGCCGAGGACATTTCGTTGGAGGAGATCCGGTGTAGGCAGCCGAAGTACGCCAAAACCATCCCGACGAAGTCCGACGAGACGGCCTCCGGTTCCAACACAGCCGCCTCAGAT TTGGCGATAGCCGTGTCAGCCGCTCAACAGGCGGCCGTCCACCAGGCCAAGCAAGCCGAGGCGATAAACCAGGCCGCCATGATGCAGAGGTTTCCGGTGCGCGTTTCCGGTCCTCCGATCACGATGGCCATTCCGGGTGGTCCGGTGATGGCTCCGATGAGACACACGATGATCCCTGGACCGCCCACGTTGATTGGAGGACATTTGATGCGACCGCCACCCATCAGTATGCCCCCAG GGATGATCGGAGTACCGCCGGGGATGGTATATGGTGCTCACATGTTTCCAACCGGACCTGTGCTGACACCTATGATGCAGCCGAGGTTCAGATGA
- the BuGZ gene encoding BUB3-interacting and GLEBS motif-containing protein ZNF207 isoform X4 has translation MGRKKKKMSKPWCWYCNREFEDEKILIQHQKAKHFKCHICHKKLYTGPGLSIHCMQVHKETIDKVPNSLPNRTNIEIEIYGMEGIPAADLREHERQRLGSVSGTISGSDDEDEPASKRAKPEGLLGTAPGVMPGMPGMMSGMIPPPGMPPGLPMGHMMSMGPMGPQFMHPGMQMMPPHMAMMQGQGGPAKPLFPSAIPTSSPGASIVGADFKPISSAATISAPPTTNTPSSGDGSKVNTIATTGATSKIIHPAEDISLEEIRCRQPKYAKTIPTKSDETASGSNTAASDLAIAVSAAQQAAVHQAKQAEAINQAAMMQRFPVRVSGPPITMAIPGGPVMAPMRHTMIPGPPTLIGGHLMRPPPISMPPGVYQTRF, from the exons ATGGGTCGtaagaagaagaagatgtcGAAACCGTGGTGCTG GTACTGCAATCGCGAGTTTGAAGACGAGAAGATCCTCATCCAGCATCAGAAAGCTAAGCATTTTAAATGCCACATATGCCATAAGAAACTGTACACGGGGCCGGGCTTGTCGATACATTGCATGCAAGTGCACAAAGAGACCATCGACAAAGTACCAAACTCGTTGCCCAACCGCACGAACAttgaaatagaaatttatGGAATGGAGG GAATACCCGCAGCAGATTTGAGGGAACACGAGAGACAGAGGCTGGGTAGCGTCTCGGGGACGATTTCCGGCTCAGACGACGAGGATGAGCCAGCTTCCAAACGGGCGAAACCTGAAGGTTTGCTGGGAACCGCGCCGGGAGTGATGCCAGGCATGCCCGGTATGATGTCGGGGATGATACCGCCGCCGGGGATGCCCCCGGGTCTTCCTATGGGGCACATGATGTCGATGGGGCCGATGGGCCCCCAGTTCATGCATCCTGG CATGCAGATGATGCCCCCGCACATGGCGATGATGCAAGGTCAGGGGGGTCCAGCGAAGCCGCTGTTCCCCAGCGCCATCCCTACGTCGTCGCCGGGGGCTTCGATAGTCGGCGCCGACTTCAAGCCGATTTCTTCAG CAGCAACGATCAGTGCGCCCCCTACGACAAACACTCCGAGCAGTGGCGACGGCTCCAAGGTCAACACGATAGCGACCACCGGGGCCACAAGCAAAATAATCCACCCAGCCGAGGACATTTCGTTGGAGGAGATCCGGTGTAGGCAGCCGAAGTACGCCAAAACCATCCCGACGAAGTCCGACGAGACGGCCTCCGGTTCCAACACAGCCGCCTCAGAT TTGGCGATAGCCGTGTCAGCCGCTCAACAGGCGGCCGTCCACCAGGCCAAGCAAGCCGAGGCGATAAACCAGGCCGCCATGATGCAGAGGTTTCCGGTGCGCGTTTCCGGTCCTCCGATCACGATGGCCATTCCGGGTGGTCCGGTGATGGCTCCGATGAGACACACGATGATCCCTGGACCGCCCACGTTGATTGGAGGACATTTGATGCGACCGCCACCCATCAGTATGCCCCCAG GCGTTTACCAAACACGCTTTTGA
- the LOC138138721 gene encoding developmentally-regulated GTP-binding protein 2 codes for MGILEKISEIEKEISRTQKNKATEYHLGLLKAKLAKYRSQLLEPSKKSEKGEGFDVLKSGDARVALIGFPSVGKSTLLSTLTKTESEAASYEFTTLTCIPGVIDYNGANIQLLDLPGIIEGAAQGKGRGRQVIAVARTADLVLMMLDATKKDVHRHLLEKELESVGIRLNKQKPNIYFKIKKGGGISFNSTCPLTKIDEKLVQMILHEYKIFNAEVLFREDCNADELIDVICANRVYLPCLYVYNKIDQISIEEVDRIARQPNSVVVSCNMKLNLDYLLHILWEYLNLIRVYTKKPGQPPDFNDGLILRRGVTVEHVCHAIHRTLAQQFKYALVWGTSTKYSPQRVGASHTMHDEDVIQILKK; via the exons ATGGGAATTCTTGAAAAAATATCGGAAATCGAAAAAGAAATCTCAAGAACACAGAAAAACAAAG cAACTGAGTACCATTTAGGCCTCCTCAAAGCCAAACTAGCGAAATACAGGTCACAGTTGCTGGAACCTTcgaaaaaatcagaaaaaggTGAAGGTTTCGACGTATTGAAAAGCGGAGACGCTCGAGTTGCCTTAATCGGGTTTCCGTCAGTTGGAAAA TCTACACTTTTGTCAACTTTGACCAAAACAGAAAGTGAAGCCGCGTCTTATGAGTTCACCACATTGACATGTATTCCTGGCGTTATCGACTACAATGGTGCCAACATACAACTGCTAGATTTACCAGGTATCATCGAAGGGGCTGCCCAGGGTAAGGGTAGAGGTAGACAGGTGATAGCGGTGGCACGCACCGCCGATCTAGTTCTGATGATGTTGGACGCCACGAAAAAAGACGTTCACAGACACTTGCTCGAGAAAGAATTGGAGAGCGTGGGGATTCGTTTGAACAAGCAGAAAcccaacatttattttaag ATAAAGAAAGGTGGCGGCATTTCGTTTAACTCTACTTGTCCTTTAACCAAAATCGACGAGAAACTGGTCCAGATGATTCTGCACGAGTACAAAATATTCAACGCGGAAGTCTTGTTCAGGGAAGACTGCAATGCTGACGAACTGATCGACGTGATTTGCGCCAACCGTGTATATCTTCCTTGTCTTTACGTCTACAACAAGATCGATCAGATTTCAATTGAAGAAGTGGACAGGATAGCCAGACAACCCAATAGTGTCGTCGTTAG TTGTAACATGAAGCTCAATCTAGACTACCTCCTGCACATCCTCTGGGAATATCTGAATTTAATCAGGGTGTACACAAAAAAACCAGGTCAACCTCCAGATTTCAACGACGGACTCATTCTCAGAAGGGGAGTCACCGTCGAACACGTCTGTCACGCAATACACAGAACTCTTGCTCAGCAATTCAAGTATGCCTTAGTTTGGGGTACCAGCACCAAATACTCCCCACAACGAGTCGGAGCTTCCCACACAATGCACGACGAAGACGTCATCCAAATACTTAAAAAGTAG
- the BuGZ gene encoding BUB3-interacting and GLEBS motif-containing protein ZNF207 isoform X2, which yields MGRKKKKMSKPWCWYCNREFEDEKILIQHQKAKHFKCHICHKKLYTGPGLSIHCMQVHKETIDKVPNSLPNRTNIEIEIYGMEGIPAADLREHERQRLGSVSGTISGSDDEDEPASKRAKPEGLLGTAPGVMPGMPGMMSGMIPPPGMPPGLPMGHMMSMGPMGPQFMHPGMQMMPPHMAMMQGQGGPAKPLFPSAIPTSSPGASIVGADFKPISSATISAPPTTNTPSSGDGSKVNTIATTGATSKIIHPAEDISLEEIRCRQPKYAKTIPTKSDETASGSNTAASDLAIAVSAAQQAAVHQAKQAEAINQAAMMQRFPVRVSGPPITMAIPGGPVMAPMRHTMIPGPPTLIGGHLMRPPPISMPPGMIGVPPGMVYGAHMFPTGPVLTPMMQPRFR from the exons ATGGGTCGtaagaagaagaagatgtcGAAACCGTGGTGCTG GTACTGCAATCGCGAGTTTGAAGACGAGAAGATCCTCATCCAGCATCAGAAAGCTAAGCATTTTAAATGCCACATATGCCATAAGAAACTGTACACGGGGCCGGGCTTGTCGATACATTGCATGCAAGTGCACAAAGAGACCATCGACAAAGTACCAAACTCGTTGCCCAACCGCACGAACAttgaaatagaaatttatGGAATGGAGG GAATACCCGCAGCAGATTTGAGGGAACACGAGAGACAGAGGCTGGGTAGCGTCTCGGGGACGATTTCCGGCTCAGACGACGAGGATGAGCCAGCTTCCAAACGGGCGAAACCTGAAGGTTTGCTGGGAACCGCGCCGGGAGTGATGCCAGGCATGCCCGGTATGATGTCGGGGATGATACCGCCGCCGGGGATGCCCCCGGGTCTTCCTATGGGGCACATGATGTCGATGGGGCCGATGGGCCCCCAGTTCATGCATCCTGG CATGCAGATGATGCCCCCGCACATGGCGATGATGCAAGGTCAGGGGGGTCCAGCGAAGCCGCTGTTCCCCAGCGCCATCCCTACGTCGTCGCCGGGGGCTTCGATAGTCGGCGCCGACTTCAAGCCGATTTCTTCAG CAACGATCAGTGCGCCCCCTACGACAAACACTCCGAGCAGTGGCGACGGCTCCAAGGTCAACACGATAGCGACCACCGGGGCCACAAGCAAAATAATCCACCCAGCCGAGGACATTTCGTTGGAGGAGATCCGGTGTAGGCAGCCGAAGTACGCCAAAACCATCCCGACGAAGTCCGACGAGACGGCCTCCGGTTCCAACACAGCCGCCTCAGAT TTGGCGATAGCCGTGTCAGCCGCTCAACAGGCGGCCGTCCACCAGGCCAAGCAAGCCGAGGCGATAAACCAGGCCGCCATGATGCAGAGGTTTCCGGTGCGCGTTTCCGGTCCTCCGATCACGATGGCCATTCCGGGTGGTCCGGTGATGGCTCCGATGAGACACACGATGATCCCTGGACCGCCCACGTTGATTGGAGGACATTTGATGCGACCGCCACCCATCAGTATGCCCCCAG GGATGATCGGAGTACCGCCGGGGATGGTATATGGTGCTCACATGTTTCCAACCGGACCTGTGCTGACACCTATGATGCAGCCGAGGTTCAGATGA